A genomic segment from Streptomyces antibioticus encodes:
- the tuf gene encoding elongation factor Tu codes for MAKAKFERTKPHVNIGTIGHIDHGKTTLTAAITKVLHDAYPDLNEATAFDNIDKAPEERQRGITISIAHVEYQTETRHYAHVDCPGHADYIKNMITGAAQMDGAILVVAATDGPMPQTKEHVLLARQVGVPYIVVALNKADMVDDEEILELVELEVRELLSEYEFPGDDLPVVRVSALKALEGDAQWTQSVLDLMNAVDTSIPEPERDVDKPFLMPIEDVFTITGRGTVVTGRIERGVLKVNETVDIIGIKTEKTTTTVTGIEMFRKLLDEGQAGENVGLLLRGIKREDVERGQVIIKPGSVTPHTEFEAQAYILSKDEGGRHTPFFNNYRPQFYFRTTDVTGVVTLPEGTEMVMPGDNTEMKVELIQPVAMEEGLKFAIREGGRTVGAGQVIKINK; via the coding sequence GTGGCGAAGGCGAAGTTCGAGCGGACTAAGCCGCACGTCAACATCGGCACCATCGGTCACATCGACCACGGTAAGACGACCCTCACGGCCGCCATTACCAAGGTGCTGCACGACGCGTACCCGGACCTGAACGAGGCCACCGCGTTCGACAACATCGACAAGGCGCCCGAGGAGCGTCAGCGCGGTATCACCATCTCCATCGCGCACGTCGAGTACCAGACGGAGACCCGTCACTACGCGCACGTCGACTGCCCGGGTCACGCGGACTACATCAAGAACATGATCACCGGTGCCGCGCAGATGGACGGCGCGATCCTCGTGGTCGCCGCCACCGACGGCCCGATGCCGCAGACCAAGGAGCACGTGCTCCTGGCCCGCCAGGTCGGCGTTCCGTACATCGTCGTCGCCCTGAACAAGGCCGACATGGTGGACGACGAGGAGATCCTGGAGCTCGTCGAGCTCGAGGTCCGTGAGCTCCTCTCCGAGTACGAGTTCCCGGGCGACGACCTGCCGGTCGTCCGCGTCTCCGCGCTGAAGGCCCTCGAGGGCGACGCGCAGTGGACCCAGTCCGTGCTCGACCTCATGAACGCTGTCGACACCTCCATCCCGGAGCCCGAGCGTGACGTCGACAAGCCGTTCCTGATGCCGATCGAGGACGTCTTCACGATCACCGGTCGTGGCACCGTCGTCACCGGTCGTATCGAGCGTGGTGTCCTGAAGGTCAACGAGACCGTCGACATCATCGGCATCAAGACCGAGAAGACCACCACCACGGTCACCGGCATCGAGATGTTCCGCAAGCTGCTCGACGAGGGCCAGGCCGGTGAGAACGTCGGTCTGCTGCTCCGTGGCATCAAGCGCGAGGACGTCGAGCGCGGCCAGGTCATCATCAAGCCCGGTTCGGTCACCCCGCACACCGAGTTCGAGGCCCAGGCCTACATCCTGTCGAAGGACGAGGGTGGCCGTCACACCCCCTTCTTCAACAACTACCGTCCGCAGTTCTACTTCCGTACGACGGACGTGACCGGCGTCGTGACCCTCCCCGAGGGCACCGAGATGGTCATGCCGGGTGACAACACCGAGATGAAGGTGGAGCTCATCCAGCCCGTCGCCATGGAAGAGGGCCTGAAGTTCGCCATCCGCGAGGGTGGCCGCACGGTCGGCGCCGGCCAGGTCATCAAGATCAACAAGTGA